A window of Tripterygium wilfordii isolate XIE 37 chromosome 7, ASM1340144v1, whole genome shotgun sequence contains these coding sequences:
- the LOC120002606 gene encoding uncharacterized protein LOC120002606, producing MNASAQSDLVTSLSFIHHVIQSQDIAIKASIEQSKTIIQHRFNIPHFQEICGFVSIHALHLILKEFERSKNAGEVSYKCGCQLRTSYGLPCAHEQAICLNDGHPIPINSIDNFWRKLDLSLCVSLQDDDIDCVVDLQVFTKQFKQQTRHGKFNLLRKLREIITPSTTLIRELVVKTNTLGHPSKKKVASNTRANPSALVFVESDSPHSREPSRHNYSFGGPDSKSREDISTRANTTTFEFVEPDIFQFQELARHSCSSTYNYSVHAYVRQFPPILHPYIMHVQDLTSDRNCGFRAIAVCLGLHEDAWATIRYNLIEELYKFRTQYVEIFGSDDQWTRVYNSLNFFTLD from the exons ATGAATGCATCTGCCCAG TCAGATTTGGTGACATCACTGTCGTTTATTCATCACGTCATCCAATCACAGGACATAGCTATCAAAGCAAGTATTGAGCAGAGCAAAACTATCATTCAACATCGATTCAATATACCGCACTTCCAGGAAATATGTGGTTTCGTTTCAATCCACGCATTGCATCTGATTTTGAAAGAATTTGAGCGATCTAAGAATGCCGGAGAAGTTTCCTACAAATGCGGATGTCAACTTCGTACAAGCTACGGACTACCATGTGCGCACGAGCAAGCAATATGTTTGAACGATGGTCATCCCATACCAATTAATTCCATAGATAATTTTTGGAGGAAACTTGACTTATCACTGTGTGTGTCTCTTCAAGACGATGACATCGATTGTGTCGTCGATCTGCAAGTGTTCACGAAACAATTTAAGCAGCAAACAAGGCATGGCAAATTCAATCTTTTaaggaagttgagggagataatcacaccatcaacaACTTTAATTCGTGAACTTGTTGTTAAGACGAACACTCTTGGACACCCCTCGAAGAAAAAAGTTGCATCAAATACTCGTGCTAATCCGTCTGCATTAGTGTTCGTTGAGTCTGATTCCCCTCATTCTCGGGAACCAAGCAGACACAATTATTCGTTTGGAGGCCCCGACTCAAAGAGCAGGGAAGACATATCCACTCGTGCTAATACGACTACATTTGAGTTTGTTGAGCCAGATATTTTTCAGTTTCAGGAACTAGcgagacacagttgctcctctACTTACAACTACTCTGTACATGCCTATGTTCGTCAGTTTCCACCTATACTTCATCCTTACATTATGCATGTACAAGACTTAACATCTGATAGAAATTGTGGCTTTCGGGCGATAGCTGTCTGTCTTGGTCTTCACGAAGATGCATGGGCAACTATCCGGTATAACTTAATAGAAGAATTGTACAAATTCAGGACACAGTATGTTGAAATATTTGGCAGTGATGATCAGTGGACTCGTGtttacaactcactgaacttctttACATTAGATTGA
- the LOC120002605 gene encoding PKS-NRPS hybrid synthetase CHGG_01239-like: protein MSMKMLTKMWTNFPPTCLGYIIVIKRSETSLIGKSSRLLFQCDRGGTYRSKKTSTKVTSTQKIDCPFRLKGVKMRTGDDWMVRVVCGTHNHAPATNMEGHSYPDRLSEFETQLTLHLSTKNVKPRDILTSLKKQNPDNVSTIKTVYNARHTFQTAEKAGKTHMQVVMSFLQREGYIFESRTNAVTNEPEDLFFAHPGSLERWHAFPHMLLMDATYKTNRYKMPLFEIVGVTATNMTFCIAFVFLHSEKVFNYSWALRCLHSTMDGCTDP from the exons ATGTCGATGAAAATGTTGACGAAAATGTGGACGAATTTTCCACCGACATG TTTAGGATATATCATTGTCATTAAAAGGTCAGAGACTAGTTTAATCGGGAAGAGTTCTAGACTGTTGTTCcaatgtgatcgcggtggcacGTACAGAAGCAAGAAAACCTCCACAAAGGTTACAAGCACACAAAAAATTGATTGTCCTTTCAGATTGAAAGGGGTGAAAATGCGAACAGGTGATGACTGGATGGTAAGGGTGGTATGTGGAACACATAATCATGCCCCTGCAACGAATATGGAGGGACATTCATACCCCGATCGGCTCTCTGAATTCGAAACCCAATTGACATTACATCTGTCTACGAAAAATGTGAAGCCACGAGATATTTTGACATCGTTGAAAAAGCAAAATCCGGACAACGTGTCTACCATTAAGACTGTATATAATGCACGCcatacatttcaaactgcagagAAAGCCGGTAAAACCCATATGCAAGTTGTCATGTCATTCCTACAACGTGAAGGATACATTTTCGAGAGTCGAACAAATGCTGTAACCAATGAGCCTGAAGATTTATTCTTCGCACATCCAGGATCATTAGAGCGATGGCATGCATTCCCGCACATGTTATTGATGGAcgcaacatataaaacaaacagGTACAAGATGCCTCTCTTTGAGATTGTCGGCGTAACTGCAACTAATATGACATTTTGCATAGCATTCGTGTTCTTGCACTCAGAAAAAGTATTCAATTATTCTTGGGCTTTAAGGTGTCTACATTCAACAATGGATGGATGCACTGATCCATGA